The following is a genomic window from Cygnus olor isolate bCygOlo1 chromosome 26, bCygOlo1.pri.v2, whole genome shotgun sequence.
CGAAGGAGTCGTGCTGCGAGGGGGAAATGGCGGCCCTCAGGAGGTCGGGGTGGTTCTGAGGGGGAAATGGCGCCGGTGGCGGGGGTCTCAGGCTGTGAGGGCCGCAGTGGCGGTAGTGGGACATGAAGGGCAGCCTCCGCAGCGCCCCGCTGAGCCCAGCCCCATGCAGGGAGCCTCACACCGACCCAGGGCCCTGCGGAACGGCGCTGCCCCGGAACGCCGCATGCAGCTCCACCGGGCCCGGACGGTGCCTGCACTGCACAGCACGGGCCCGCCGCCTTCCTGTGCCTGCCCCGCCGCAGCACCACTCCGAGCCGCCCGGCCATGCTGCGGCCGGagccccgctgcctcctcctcatcctcctcctgctgctgctacaaGGCAGCTGGGCTGCCACCCCGACCGCCCTGGCCCCGCTCAATGCCACGGAGGTGCCGCGGGTGGCTGCCGGTAACGGGACGCGGCCAGGGCCGGGGCCGCTGCCTGGGTTGGGGCTGCCGGTGCTGAAGCGGGCCCTGTACGTGCTCAGCGCCCTGTCTGCGCTGGCTGCATTCTACTTCCTCCTGCGGGCAGTCCGGTGAGTGCGGGCCCCGTCCCAGTACCCGGTTTGCCCCGTCCCGGTACCCAGTTTGTCCTGTCCCAGTACCCGGTTTGCCCTCCCT
Proteins encoded in this region:
- the FAM174C gene encoding protein FAM174C isoform X1, whose product is MLRPEPRCLLLILLLLLLQGSWAATPTALAPLNATEVPRVAAGNGTRPGPGPLPGLGLPVLKRALYVLSALSALAAFYFLLRAVRSRSEGPRELKTNFRLKKPQRKKYGLLSNYDENIEMASLDSDEDTVFETRNLRR
- the FAM174C gene encoding protein FAM174C isoform X2; this translates as MLRPEPRCLLLILLLLLLQGSWAATPTALAPLNATEVPRVAAGNGTRPGPGPLPGLGLPVLKRALYVLSALSALAAFYFLLRAVRLKKPQRKKYGLLSNYDENIEMASLDSDEDTVFETRNLRR